Genomic window (Streptomyces yatensis):
CCGCGGGCGGCCATCAGGCCGCGGGCGGTGGCGCCGGATCCGGCCTCCTCCACGTCGTCGCCGGGTCGGACCAGCTCACCGGCCTGGCCACCCTCGCCGCCATCGCCGTCGTCGGCTCGTGGGCCGGCCGGCGGCTGCGGGTGCCCACGCCGCTGCTGATCGGCCCGATGCTGGTCGCCCTGGCCGCGACGCTCAGTGGCGCCGTGCCCGGCTTCGCCCCCACCGGGGTGCTCCAGAACGTCGTCTTCGTCCTCGTCGGCCTCGACGTGGGCGTACGGTTCACCCGCCGAACGCTCCTCAGCGTGCGGCGCCTGCTGCCCCCGATCCTGGTCTGCATGACGGTCGTCTGCCTCGGCTGTGCCGGGCTCGCGTGGGTCTTCGCCGGAGTGACGAGCATCCCGTTCACCGACGCCTACCTCGCCACGACCCCCGGAGGGATCAACGCGGTGCTCGCCGCGGCGGTCTCCTCCCATGCGAACGTCGCCCTGGTCTCCACTGTCCAGAGCCTGCGCCTGCTGGTCGTCGTCCTGGTGACCCCGCTGATCACCCGGCGGCTGGCGGCGGGCCGACCACCTGCCCCACTCACCGCATGACCCGCTGACCCAACGCCCAGCCGCCGAAGGGGAACGCCTGTGGAAGCCACCGCCCGTATGGGACAGCGGTGGGTCGCGCTCGTCGATCGCGGAAACGGATACGTCGAGGCATGCGACATCGTGGAGTGGCTGCCCGACGGGGCGGAACTGGTCGGCTACATCTGCGGCACGGACGACGCGGCCCATGGGGACAAGGGCCGTGTCGTCCGTGCTGACCGTCATCCGGGATTCCTCGGGTACGAGCGCCGGCCACAGGTGGTCGGAGCCCTACCGGGAATGGGATGGACGGTCTGCTACCGCCTCGGCGCCCCACCGCCGGGCGGCGTGAACGGCACCAGCGGCGCCGAGTGCCTCGAACGCCGGCCGGTGCTCGCGTGGCTCGTGTACGACGACGGTACGGTCACGCCCTGCGATGTGGACCACGACGGACTGGTCTACTGCAGCACCGACACCCCGGAGCTGGCACACGTCGAACCCCCGGCCCCGGCGAGCGGTCGGCAGACGTAGCTCTCCTCGCGATCATCCAGGGCGGTCCATGCGCACCATCTATGACACGCTCCTCCTTGACGCCCGCGAGAGCGCGGCCGATGCCTCGACAGCTCCCGGCACGGCCGATGTCGTGTCCGTTCTGCGCCACATGACCCAACGCCTCGCCACACCAGCCCAGATGAAAGCCATGGTGGAGATCGGGGACGGGCGGCTGGAGGCAGGAGTGACACCGGTCTTCCTCGAGCGCGTCGTCAGCCCGCTGCTCGCCAACGCCGACCGCTACGCCCGTTCTACCGTCACCGTGATGGGACGGCGCAGGTCCAACAGGGTGGGGGTTTCGGCGAGCGTCACGCACGCTGCCCGGAGGGTCCGACCCGCCCCTGGACCTGGTTGGCCATCGCGGCTTCGACCGGTAGGCCCGCAGGTTGAGCTGTCGCGTATTCGAGGCTGAAGCCAGCCGGCCATCATGCGGTGTGAGCGTTCCCGTCGCTGCCGCAGGGGCGCGGGCGTCACCCGGAAGCGGTGCAGACAAGGAGATCCTCGGCCGCTACGCCTTCACCCGGCCGGACGCACCAGGCCTGCGACAGCGGCGCGATCCACATGCGGACGAGGAGGATGGCGACAGTAGTCGCCTTCAGGCGGCGGTGATCGGTGCCGGGTTCTCGGGAAGCTGCCAGTCGCCGCCGCGGTCCTTCTTCGAAAGGCGCGCGGCGAGGTCGGGGACGTGCAGGAAGCAGGCCAGCGCGGTGGCGGCCTGGAAGGCATCGATCGCACGCTGGGTCATCGGCATGCCCAGGCGCAGAAGGCGCGGATTCACCTCGCCCTGGATCTCGTCGATGAAGGGCCGCAGCACGCTGTCGTAGTTCGCCAGCGCAGTCGGCAGGTCGCCCGGGTGCCGGTTGATCTCACCGGCCAGGACATGGGCGCCGACCAGGCCGCCGGAGATTCCCATGCCGCTGTAGGGGGAGGCGCAGTGCGCGGCGTCACCGGCCAGGACCACGCGGCCCTTGGACCAGGTGTCGGTGCGGACCTGGACGACCTCCTGGGAGTAGAAGAACGGGCTCGTCCTCATGCCCTCGATGAAGCGCTCGGTCTGCCACCCGGCGTCGCGGAACCTGTCGGCCCAGAACTCCTGCTGGCGCTCGACGGGCGCCCGGTGGATCGCTGAGGCTTCATCGGATTCCTCCCGTATGACGAAGTACACCTGGGTCTCGGTCGGGTTGTGGCTGCGGCGCATGATCTGGCGGCCTCCCGGGACCATGTAGGTGTCCCGGATGTTGCTGTCGGACGCGATGCGCGGAACGAACCAGTAGGCCATGTGGATGCCCACCCGCCAGTACGGGTCGAAGCCCTCCGGGAGAACCGCCCGCCGGATGCGTGATCCCTGCCCGTCCGCGCCGACCAGGAGGTCGAATGCACCGGAGGACCCGTCGGAGAAGTGCGCGACGACCTTGTGTTCATCCTGCTCGAAGCCGTCCACGCTCGTGCCGAAAACGTACTCGGTGTCGTCTCTCGTCGTGTCGTGCAAGATGCGCACCAGGTCCCCGCGCATGATCTCGTACTCGGACGTGAGGGTCTGCCGACCCCGCCCGGAGGTGTTGGCCATGATCGTCGCCTTGGCCTTGCCTCGGGCATCGACGAAGGCGACGCCCGCCTCGTCCACGAGTTTGCCCCGGACGGCGTCGAGGAGCCCCATGCGCTTGACGGCCTCGATGCCCTGCCCCCGGAGATCGACCTGAGCCCCGGCGGCCCGCAGCGCCGGAAAGCGTTCGACAACGGTCACCTGGTGGCCGCCCCGTGTGAGCCAGAGGGCCAGAGCCTGTCCCGCGACCCCACCACCGGCGACGAGGACCCGCAGGGGCTGCGTTCTCGATCCTTTTGTCATGCCCATCACCCCAAATCTATCAGCGAAAGATTCCTTTTCAGAGTCATCTATCGGCGATAGATTGTCAACGTGACCAAGATGAACCGCGAGGCCGTCATCACTGAGGCGCTCGGCCTGCTCGACGAGGTCGGGTTGGACGCCGTCAGCACGAGACGGCTGGCGAAGCGACTGGGCGTGGAGCAGCCGTCGCTCTACTGGTACTTCCGCACGAAGAAGGACCTCCTCGCCGCCATGGCGGAGGCGGCGATGACCCCCCATGCGACCGCACCACTGCCGACGCCCGATGACGACTGGCGCGACTGGTTCCTGGACAACACCCGCAGCTTCAGGCGCACCCTGCTGATGCGCCGGGACGGCGCACGGCTCCACGCCGGCAGCACCCCCACCGGCGACCTCGACCGGATCCGCCGCAAGATGGACTTCCTCGTCGCCTCCGGCGTCCCCGAGCGGGAAGCACACATGGCAATGCTGGCGGCCGGCCGCTTCACGGTCGGCAGTGTCCTGGAAGAGCAGGCGGACACCGACCCCGGTGACAGCGCGGATCTACCGGCTGACGTGCCGGTGATCGATCACGAGTCGGCGTTCGAGGCGGGCCTCGCCCTCATCCTGAACGGCCTGGTGCACCGTGCCGGGGTGTAGGGGGTTGACTGGTCCCGCAGGTCAGACGCCAGAGGGGTGGGGAGCTGTGACCGCGTAGGTTCGCCGGGTTGGTGGTCGTGGCGGTTGGATGTGCGGTGACGTCCATTCGACCGGTGGAGGCGCGGTGGCTGAGCCTGTCCGTGTGCGCAGACTGACCGGCCAGGGGGGTGGAAGCCGCCCGCGCCGCACCCCGTGCGTGTGCGTTCGCCGAGTTGATGAACAACCGCCCATGGCCGGGACCTGGTTCCGTTACCGACACTCCCCGCCGCCGCGGTGTGCCCGCCGGTCCGGCGGGTGCCAGGTGCCGTCGGCGAGTGTGCCGAGGAAGTCCGGGTTGGCGTTGGCATCGTGGCCCAGGACCATGTTGGATCACGTGTGTGGAGCTTCAACAACCAATCGCGGACAGCCCGTACGGGTATCCCGACTGGCGCAGCGTCCCCTATGTGGGAGAGCGCCGGGGAGCGGGGCAGGATGAGGATGCGCTGGGGCGTTTCGGCCCCCGCCTTGCCGCGCGCGTGCTCGATATCGGTGTCCTGGTCGTCGCCGTCGTGTTCCTGGCGAGCGGGCTTACGGACTTCGCCGGGGACGTCCTGCCGGCGCTCCTCGCCCTGGTCGTGGTCGGCGGGTACGAGCCGGTGCTGACCGCGGTGTACGGGGCCACGCCGGGCAAGCGGCTGTGCGGGCTGCGGGTTGTCCGGCGGGGCGACGGCAGCGGGCTGGGCTTCGGCCGGGCGTTGTGGCGCTGGACGTGCGTGCTGGTCGGGTGCGCCGTGCCGGTTCTGGGGGTCGTCAACGTGCTGCGGTGCGCCTGGGGCCGGCCGTACCGCCAGTGCCTCCACGACAAGGCCGCGGACACCGTCGTCCGCCGCGCACAGCGCTGAGACCCGTCCGCCGCGCACAGTGCTGAAACCCGCGTCGAACGCGCTGATCTTGCGCTCGATATCGTGTCGGCATGGGGTTGTGGAAGAAAAATGTGGCCGCCGCTCAGCAGCCGGTGTGGGGATGGCAGGCATGGGACTTGCAGGGGTGGCAGCCGCCCAGCGCCGTCGAGCAGCGGCTGCTGGAGGCGAAGTCACGCGGTGACTGGGCCGGATATCTCGAGGCGGTGGGCCACACGGACCTGTTCTTCGCCGATGAGCGGGCGCGCTCCGACGCCCGGCCCGGCACGGTCCGCTTCACCCCGCAGTGGAATCCCCATCTGCGCGCTGATTGCCTGGCTCTCTTCACGGAGGGAATCCTTCCACCGCCCGACCCGGACCTGGTCTTCCAGTCCATGACGCTGGAGTGGTACGCGAGCGTCTGGGACGAGAAGGAAGCACCGTGGATCGCCATCAACCCCGGCACCCCCTGCGAAGCCTTCATCCCCGCAGCCACTCCGGAGGCCAGGGCCGTCTGGCGACGGCACACCCCCGACGGGGACGGCTGCGGCCACGCCCACCCCCACCGCCGGCTCCGCGGCCTGTCCGTCGGCGGGCCGCTCCAGGGCCCGGTCGCGTTCGGCCTGGCCTGCGGGGCACTGCTCTTCGTCAACAACGGCGAGCTGTGGAACTCCATGGCCCACCACGGCAACGGCTACGACGACGGGAAGAGAAGGCTCAAGGAGTGGTGGGGGGTGACCTGCCGGGAGGAATGGGCCGACACCCAAAGGCGCCTGCTCGATGCCGACATGGTCAGCTCGGTGTGGGAGTTCGCGCTGGGCGTCCGCCGTTCCCTCGCCCAGGACTTCGCGGGCTCGGTCGAACTGGAACACTGGCGGCAGGCCGCCGAGCGCGTACTGCGCCACAACGCCGCCCAGGCCGCCGAACCCCGGATCACCCCCGACGGAGTCACCCCGGGGCGCCTCCGCAGCACCGCCGAAGTCGAGCCCCGGGTCGCCGGAGTACAACGGCTCATCGGGCGGATCGCCCGCTACGAGGCCCGGTTCCGCGCGGACGGGCTGCTGGCGGACAACGCCTTCGTCCGCTCCGTCGAGGCCTGGGACTACGGCCGGGCCTCCGCCATGGCCCGCTTCGGCCTGTCCGCCCGATACTGCACCCTCCAGGAGGCCGAACAGGCCGTGGTCGCCGCCGGCCGCGCCTCCCGCCACAACTACCGGTCTTGGGAGGAGTTCTCCGCCGCCTACATCCTCGGGCGCTGTCTGCACTTCGACGAGGAGGAGTTCGGCAGCTGGTACGAGAACGTGCTCGCCGCCCACCGCGTCCTCACCACCGACCCGGCCAGCCCCTGGCTCACCATCCCCTGGAACTGATGAACGGGCTGACCCGGCCAGCCCCTGGCTCACCATCCCCTGGAACTGATGAACGGGCCATCACACACGCCCTGCGCGCCGCGGAGCCGACCGCTCTCATCCGCGGCGACGGCCGCTTTGTCGCCTACCAGGACGGCCGGACGGA
Coding sequences:
- a CDS encoding DUF1266 domain-containing protein; translated protein: MGLWKKNVAAAQQPVWGWQAWDLQGWQPPSAVEQRLLEAKSRGDWAGYLEAVGHTDLFFADERARSDARPGTVRFTPQWNPHLRADCLALFTEGILPPPDPDLVFQSMTLEWYASVWDEKEAPWIAINPGTPCEAFIPAATPEARAVWRRHTPDGDGCGHAHPHRRLRGLSVGGPLQGPVAFGLACGALLFVNNGELWNSMAHHGNGYDDGKRRLKEWWGVTCREEWADTQRRLLDADMVSSVWEFALGVRRSLAQDFAGSVELEHWRQAAERVLRHNAAQAAEPRITPDGVTPGRLRSTAEVEPRVAGVQRLIGRIARYEARFRADGLLADNAFVRSVEAWDYGRASAMARFGLSARYCTLQEAEQAVVAAGRASRHNYRSWEEFSAAYILGRCLHFDEEEFGSWYENVLAAHRVLTTDPASPWLTIPWN
- a CDS encoding RDD family protein, encoding MELQQPIADSPYGYPDWRSVPYVGERRGAGQDEDALGRFGPRLAARVLDIGVLVVAVVFLASGLTDFAGDVLPALLALVVVGGYEPVLTAVYGATPGKRLCGLRVVRRGDGSGLGFGRALWRWTCVLVGCAVPVLGVVNVLRCAWGRPYRQCLHDKAADTVVRRAQR
- a CDS encoding TetR/AcrR family transcriptional regulator C-terminal domain-containing protein, with amino-acid sequence MNREAVITEALGLLDEVGLDAVSTRRLAKRLGVEQPSLYWYFRTKKDLLAAMAEAAMTPHATAPLPTPDDDWRDWFLDNTRSFRRTLLMRRDGARLHAGSTPTGDLDRIRRKMDFLVASGVPEREAHMAMLAAGRFTVGSVLEEQADTDPGDSADLPADVPVIDHESAFEAGLALILNGLVHRAGV
- a CDS encoding FAD-dependent monooxygenase gives rise to the protein MGMTKGSRTQPLRVLVAGGGVAGQALALWLTRGGHQVTVVERFPALRAAGAQVDLRGQGIEAVKRMGLLDAVRGKLVDEAGVAFVDARGKAKATIMANTSGRGRQTLTSEYEIMRGDLVRILHDTTRDDTEYVFGTSVDGFEQDEHKVVAHFSDGSSGAFDLLVGADGQGSRIRRAVLPEGFDPYWRVGIHMAYWFVPRIASDSNIRDTYMVPGGRQIMRRSHNPTETQVYFVIREESDEASAIHRAPVERQQEFWADRFRDAGWQTERFIEGMRTSPFFYSQEVVQVRTDTWSKGRVVLAGDAAHCASPYSGMGISGGLVGAHVLAGEINRHPGDLPTALANYDSVLRPFIDEIQGEVNPRLLRLGMPMTQRAIDAFQAATALACFLHVPDLAARLSKKDRGGDWQLPENPAPITAA